The nucleotide window AAAGCGTGATATCGTCGAGCCAGCCGAGATAATGAAGCTGGATCACATCGAATTCAGGAAGAGGAAACAGGAGCTTTACCAGCTGGCTAATAATGCCGCTGACCATGACTTCGAGGAGTTTAAGACCAGAGTCATCGAGCTAAGCGAATACCTGACCACGGAACTGGACAGCCACATCTTCAAGGAAAATAATATCCTCTACCAGATAGCTCTTCAGGTGCTCAGTCCGGAGGATTGGGACAGGGTAAAAAGGCTCTGTGATGAGCTGGGATACTGCTGCTTTACCCCGGAAGACCGGAAAAAGGAGGATGGTAACTTGGTTGAACTTGACCTGAGAACGATAATGCCCTTTGAAAGGCACGAACTGATATTCGAAAAGTGGGATGCGCTGAAATCCGGCGAGACCCTGAAAATCATTAACGACCACGACCCCAAACCTCTGCACTACCAGTTCGAGGCGGAATACAAGGCCCAGTATGAATGGGAATACGAGCAGCAGGGGCCGAAAGACTGGATTGTAAAGATAAAAAAGCTCTGAAAATAAGCCCCTGTTGAAAAGGAGGAACAAGGAATGGTGAAACTGGACCCGATTGTTGAGTTTCGGGAGGACCACCGAAAGGTGAGAGATAGCCTGCTTGACCTGGCCGGAGCGGCTGAAGCCGGAGAGCTGGATAAAGCTCGGAACATCCTGGGGGAAATAGATAAGATGGTTGGCCCGCACTTCCGTTATGAAGAGGAGCAGCTTTATCCTACCCTGAGAGAGAGTTCCTCGGCGATTATGCCGATAGCCTGGTTGCCGAACACGACAGTGTTGAAGCCCATATCCTGCTGACCTACGATGGGCTCAGGCGGTTCACCAAGGGACATCTGAACGAATTAGGTGAAGAGACAACCCCGGTGGTACGCGCCAGTATCGAACGCGGCCTGAAAACGGGCGGTATCCAGTCGCTGGAAAGCCAGCTCACCGATGCCAGGATACTGGAGCTGAAGCTTTATGCCTGCCCCAATGCGATGGCCGCCCTTAATATTACGGCGGCGGAACTGGTAGACGAGGTGGACAGGGTAATGGGGCTGACCGCCTTTTTAAAGATAGCCGGCACCAGCACCATCAACTGGTATATTTAACAAAGGGCGACCGGCAAAGACCAGGTCCTCGGGATAAATAACCCCCAAAGATAAACCCGGATTCTTCTCCTTTCAACACAATAGCAACACAATCTCCCCGGTAAATTCAAACAAAACTTGACAAAAGCTATAGACTCATATTATAAATGATTCATTCTTGGGGGTTCCTTCTGATTTTTTCTGTATCCAGCTATCAGCCATTACTATAAGACCAAGTCAATATCGTTTTCTATAACTGATCCAGTCCCGCTGAAAATTTTGAGGAGGTAAAGGAAATGAAAAGGAATGGGATTTGGTTATTGACTAGCTGCTTAATAGTATTATCCATGGTGCTGGCATCCTGCGCTCCATCCCCAACAACCCCGACCGCGCCAACGACACCAACCACACCGACAACCCCGACCACACCAACCACGCCCACAACCCCGACTACACCAACAACACCCTCAGCAGAAGTCCCGCAACATGGCGGGATACTAAGGTACTGGAGAGTAGAGCAGAGGGCCTTTAGCGACCAGCTACGCGGCGGCTCGAGTCCCAAACATTCGGCCCAAATCATGGAAAAGATGATGGCGGCGGACTGGGCCAAGGGGCAGGCCGGTGGCTACGGCACCGGCGAATATGAGGGTGTCACCGAGGTTGTCTCCCCGCTTCACTTTTCCGGAGCCTTTGCCGAGAGCT belongs to Dehalococcoidales bacterium and includes:
- a CDS encoding hemerythrin domain-containing protein translates to MVKLDPIVEFREDHRKVRDSLLDLAGAAEAGELDKARNILGEIDKMVGPHFRYEEEQLYPTLRESSSAIMPIAWLPNTTVLKPISC
- a CDS encoding DsrE/DsrF/DrsH-like family protein, which produces MVRASIERGLKTGGIQSLESQLTDARILELKLYACPNAMAALNITAAELVDEVDRVMGLTAFLKIAGTSTINWYI